In Pseudomonas rhizosphaerae, one DNA window encodes the following:
- a CDS encoding segregation and condensation protein A → MEVFLEAFEGPLDLLLYLIRKQNIDILDIPVAEITRQYMGYVELMKTVCLELAAEYLVMAAMLAEIKSRMLLPRSAVVEDEEHDPRAELIRRLQEYERFKAAAEGIDTLKRVGRDLHVPKLDAPQAKVRKLLPEVSLEELLMSMADVLRRSDMFESHQVSREALSTRERMSQVLERLRGGGFVPFVELFGAEEGKLGVVVTFMAILELVKEQLIELVQNDAFAAIHVRARAEQ, encoded by the coding sequence CTGGAAGTGTTTCTGGAAGCGTTCGAAGGCCCGCTCGACCTGCTGCTTTACCTGATCCGCAAGCAGAACATCGACATTCTCGACATTCCCGTGGCCGAGATCACTCGCCAGTACATGGGTTATGTCGAGCTGATGAAAACCGTGTGCCTGGAGTTGGCCGCCGAGTACCTGGTGATGGCGGCCATGCTCGCCGAGATCAAGTCGCGCATGTTGCTGCCGCGCAGCGCCGTGGTCGAGGACGAAGAACATGATCCGCGTGCCGAGCTGATTCGTCGCCTGCAGGAATACGAGCGCTTCAAGGCCGCCGCCGAAGGCATCGACACCCTCAAGCGGGTGGGCCGCGATCTCCATGTGCCCAAGCTCGATGCCCCCCAGGCCAAGGTGCGCAAGCTGTTGCCCGAGGTCAGCCTGGAAGAGCTGTTGATGTCGATGGCCGACGTGCTGCGGCGCAGCGACATGTTCGAAAGCCACCAGGTCAGCCGCGAGGCGCTGTCGACCCGCGAACGCATGAGCCAGGTGCTCGAACGCCTGCGCGGTGGCGGCTTCGTGCCCTTCGTCGAACTGTTCGGCGCCGAGGAGGGCAAGCTGGGTGTGGTGGTGACCTTCATGGCCATCCTCGAACTGGTGAAGGAGCAACTGATCGAACTGGTGCAGAATGACGCCTTTGCAGCCATCCATGTGCGTGCCCGAGCCGAACAATGA
- the scpB gene encoding SMC-Scp complex subunit ScpB, with product MNLTDPRDLAPLLEAFLLASGKPQSLERLHELFEEAERPEPAVFKKALEVLGKSCDKRAFELVEVASGYRLQIREKYAPWVGRLWEERPQRYSRALLETMALIAYRQPITRGEIEDVRGVAVNSNIVKTLVEREWIRVVGYRDVPGRPAMFATTKAFLDHFNLKSLDELPPLAVLREMEPESILDDHDEDAPVPAHLQALADASEEGEGEAPVKDETSFRSLLVELDSMEQGLKIDFDDLLQDPAKTDDDR from the coding sequence ATGAATTTGACTGACCCGCGCGATCTGGCGCCGTTGCTCGAGGCCTTTCTGCTGGCCTCCGGAAAACCTCAATCCCTCGAACGTCTGCATGAACTGTTCGAGGAGGCCGAACGGCCCGAACCGGCGGTGTTCAAGAAGGCTCTGGAAGTGCTCGGCAAGTCCTGCGACAAGCGCGCTTTCGAATTGGTTGAAGTAGCGTCCGGTTACCGCCTGCAGATTCGCGAGAAATACGCGCCGTGGGTGGGCCGTCTGTGGGAGGAGCGGCCGCAGCGCTATTCCCGTGCCCTGCTGGAAACCATGGCGTTGATTGCCTATCGCCAACCCATTACCCGCGGCGAGATCGAAGACGTGCGTGGCGTCGCGGTGAACAGCAATATCGTCAAGACCCTGGTGGAGCGTGAGTGGATCCGTGTGGTGGGTTATCGCGACGTACCGGGTCGGCCGGCGATGTTCGCCACCACCAAGGCGTTTCTCGATCACTTCAACCTCAAGAGTCTCGACGAATTGCCGCCGCTGGCGGTTCTGCGCGAGATGGAACCCGAGTCGATCCTCGACGACCACGACGAAGACGCGCCGGTGCCCGCTCATCTGCAGGCGTTGGCCGATGCCAGCGAAGAGGGCGAAGGCGAAGCGCCCGTCAAGGACGAAACCAGCTTCCGTTCGCTGCTGGTGGAGCTCGATTCGATGGAGCAGGGGCTCAAGATCGACTTCGATGATCTGCTCCAAGATCCTGCCAAGACTGACGACGATCGCTGA
- a CDS encoding transporter substrate-binding domain-containing protein yields the protein MSVKVLLSMAMATAFSASALAADWTVGANVGNVPWEFQDAKGDIVGFEVDVVKEVAKRAGKTVEFVNIPFNGLFSAVQSKRADIAISSITITPKRLESVGFAQPYYDSDQSLSVLTKSGIKGLDDMNGKVVGVDTGSTGDMWAAKHQGEYKFKDISRYEGLSPAMLDLASGRMDGYISDIPAVLYYIKDKPQYAVVARIPTGEKYSLMHAKGWAEGERVNTIISEMKKDGVIADLHKKWFGAAAADDSSTVKVVDVPK from the coding sequence ATGAGCGTGAAAGTACTTTTGAGCATGGCCATGGCCACTGCGTTTTCGGCCTCGGCACTGGCGGCCGATTGGACCGTCGGTGCCAACGTCGGCAACGTCCCTTGGGAGTTCCAGGACGCCAAAGGCGACATCGTCGGCTTCGAAGTCGATGTGGTGAAAGAAGTCGCCAAGCGCGCCGGCAAGACTGTGGAGTTCGTCAACATCCCCTTCAATGGCCTGTTCAGCGCCGTGCAGTCCAAGCGCGCCGACATCGCCATCTCCTCCATCACCATCACCCCCAAGCGACTTGAATCGGTAGGGTTCGCCCAGCCGTACTACGACAGTGACCAGTCGCTGTCGGTGCTGACCAAGTCCGGCATCAAGGGTCTGGACGACATGAACGGCAAGGTGGTGGGCGTGGACACCGGTTCGACCGGCGACATGTGGGCCGCCAAGCACCAGGGCGAGTACAAGTTCAAGGACATCTCGCGCTACGAAGGGCTGTCGCCGGCCATGCTCGATCTGGCGTCCGGGCGCATGGATGGCTACATCAGCGACATTCCCGCCGTGCTCTATTACATCAAGGACAAGCCGCAGTATGCCGTGGTCGCGCGCATTCCCACTGGCGAGAAGTACTCGCTGATGCACGCCAAGGGCTGGGCCGAAGGCGAACGCGTGAACACGATCATCAGCGAGATGAAAAAAGACGGCGTGATCGCCGACCTGCACAAGAAGTGGTTCGGTGCAGCCGCCGCGGACGATTCCAGCACCGTGAAGGTCGTCGACGTACCCAAGTAA
- a CDS encoding amino acid ABC transporter permease, whose amino-acid sequence MELLHTFFNWDVFVDALPLMLRGLGVTIVLGVVSIVLGLVGGLLLAMLRLYGYTPVRWLARVYIDVLRSIPLLVLLVLIYYALPFVGIRLSSFAAAAAALSLVSCAYSAEIFRSGIEAIPKGQFEAAASQGMSFFNTMRDVILPQAMRIVLPPMTSNCINVMKDTALASVVAMPDLLKQATQAQALSANPTPLVGAAIMYLLLLLPLVQLVSWVERRNGNGGKRT is encoded by the coding sequence ATGGAGTTGCTACACACATTCTTCAACTGGGACGTGTTCGTCGATGCGCTGCCGTTGATGCTGCGCGGCCTTGGCGTGACCATCGTGCTGGGCGTGGTGAGTATCGTGCTGGGCCTGGTCGGCGGGTTGCTGCTGGCCATGCTCAGGCTGTATGGCTACACCCCCGTGCGCTGGCTGGCACGGGTCTACATCGATGTTCTGCGCTCGATCCCGCTGCTGGTATTGCTGGTGCTGATCTACTACGCACTGCCCTTCGTCGGCATTCGCCTGTCTTCCTTCGCTGCCGCGGCGGCCGCGCTGTCTTTGGTGTCGTGCGCCTATTCGGCGGAGATATTCCGCTCTGGCATCGAGGCCATCCCCAAGGGGCAGTTCGAAGCGGCGGCCTCCCAGGGCATGAGTTTCTTCAACACCATGCGTGATGTGATCCTGCCCCAGGCCATGCGCATCGTCCTGCCGCCCATGACCAGCAATTGCATCAACGTCATGAAGGACACCGCGCTGGCCTCGGTGGTGGCCATGCCCGACCTGCTCAAGCAGGCCACCCAGGCCCAGGCGCTCTCGGCCAATCCCACACCGCTGGTGGGGGCGGCGATCATGTACCTGTTGTTGCTGCTGCCGCTGGTGCAACTGGTCAGCTGGGTCGAGCGGCGCAACGGCAACGGAGGCAAGCGCACATGA
- a CDS encoding amino acid ABC transporter ATP-binding protein, with product MSNVIEIERLDKFYGPFQALSDINLTVAQGEVVVILGPSGSGKSTLIRCINLLEPYQGGDIRVSGQRVETGAKLAGIRCEVGMVFQNFNLYPHLTVLANVVLAPVRVRGMNRRDAQERARLLLEKVGMAAHADKYPSQLSGGQQQRVAIARTMAMEPRVILFDEPTSALDPEMVGEVLDVMQNLARSGVTMIVVTHEMGFARKVADRVIFMETGRIIEQNAPQAFFTAPQEPRTQAFLQAILHH from the coding sequence ATGAGCAACGTCATCGAAATCGAACGGCTTGACAAATTCTACGGGCCTTTCCAGGCCCTCAGCGATATTAACCTGACCGTCGCCCAGGGCGAGGTGGTGGTGATTCTCGGGCCATCGGGGTCGGGCAAATCCACCCTGATCCGCTGCATCAACCTGCTCGAACCCTATCAGGGCGGCGATATCCGGGTGTCCGGACAACGCGTGGAAACCGGCGCCAAACTCGCCGGGATCCGCTGCGAAGTGGGCATGGTCTTTCAGAACTTCAACCTCTATCCGCATCTCACCGTGCTGGCCAACGTGGTCCTGGCACCGGTGCGGGTGCGCGGCATGAATCGACGCGATGCACAGGAGCGCGCGCGGCTGCTGTTGGAAAAGGTCGGCATGGCCGCTCACGCCGACAAGTATCCCAGCCAGTTGTCCGGCGGCCAGCAACAGCGGGTCGCGATTGCTCGGACCATGGCCATGGAGCCGCGGGTGATCCTGTTCGACGAACCGACCTCGGCGCTGGACCCGGAGATGGTCGGCGAAGTGCTCGACGTGATGCAGAACCTGGCGCGCTCCGGCGTGACCATGATCGTGGTGACCCACGAGATGGGCTTCGCGCGCAAGGTCGCCGACCGGGTGATCTTCATGGAAACCGGCCGCATCATCGAACAGAACGCTCCGCAGGCATTCTTCACTGCGCCGCAGGAACCTCGAACCCAGGCATTCCTGCAGGCCATCCTGCACCACTGA
- a CDS encoding cysteine desulfurase-like protein, which yields MTALDIDYVRSQFPALADGYGYLDNAGGSAVLKPVAERITEYLLNHAVQLGASYAPSVKAGEKVLEARASVAQLINARHSEECVMAGSTTLLLQLLARAIAPSIGAGNEIIVTHSDHEANIGPWQRLCEERGATLRVWSVDSSTLELELQDLEALLGPRTRYVAMTHASNILGSVNPVAQVAERVHACGAKLVVDAVAYAPHRLVDVQASGADYYVFSFYKVFGPHFAVLWGKRELLLELPSLNHFFIGQDVLPYKLQPGNVNYELSYGCMGISDYLLDIGQRLGAEGSERQIMQAAFDAFEVQENGLAEILLGYLREADGVRIIGKPRVTAGGRVPTISFVVEGVQSEAIVRRVDAARIGIRFGDFYARHLIEALGLAPQGGVVRVSIAHYNTVDEMTRLVECLAHAIAELRPR from the coding sequence TTGACTGCCCTCGATATCGACTACGTTCGTAGCCAATTCCCTGCACTCGCCGACGGCTACGGCTACCTGGACAATGCCGGCGGCTCGGCGGTGCTCAAGCCGGTGGCCGAGCGCATCACCGAGTACCTGCTCAACCACGCGGTGCAACTGGGCGCCTCGTACGCGCCATCGGTCAAGGCCGGTGAGAAAGTGCTGGAAGCACGCGCTTCGGTGGCCCAGCTGATCAACGCCCGGCATTCGGAAGAGTGTGTGATGGCTGGTTCGACCACGCTGCTGCTGCAGTTGCTGGCACGGGCCATTGCGCCGTCGATCGGCGCGGGCAACGAGATCATCGTCACCCACAGCGATCATGAAGCCAATATCGGCCCATGGCAGCGTCTGTGCGAAGAACGCGGGGCTACGCTGCGCGTATGGTCGGTGGATTCGTCCACGCTAGAGCTGGAGCTGCAAGACCTGGAGGCACTGCTGGGACCGCGCACCCGTTACGTGGCGATGACCCACGCGTCGAACATTCTGGGCAGCGTCAACCCTGTCGCCCAGGTCGCCGAGCGTGTGCACGCCTGCGGTGCGAAGCTGGTGGTGGACGCGGTGGCGTACGCCCCGCACCGCCTGGTCGACGTGCAGGCCAGCGGCGCCGACTACTACGTGTTCAGTTTCTACAAGGTCTTCGGCCCGCATTTCGCGGTGCTGTGGGGCAAGCGCGAACTGCTGCTGGAACTGCCCAGCCTCAACCACTTCTTCATCGGCCAGGACGTGCTGCCCTACAAACTGCAGCCGGGCAACGTCAACTACGAGTTGTCTTACGGCTGCATGGGCATCAGCGACTACCTGCTCGACATCGGCCAGCGCCTGGGCGCCGAAGGCAGCGAGCGGCAGATCATGCAGGCAGCCTTCGATGCGTTCGAAGTGCAGGAGAACGGGCTCGCCGAGATTCTGCTGGGCTATCTGCGCGAGGCCGACGGCGTACGCATCATCGGCAAGCCGCGCGTGACCGCAGGTGGCCGGGTGCCGACCATCAGTTTCGTGGTCGAGGGCGTGCAGTCCGAAGCGATCGTGCGTCGGGTCGATGCAGCGCGAATCGGCATCCGTTTTGGTGACTTCTACGCCCGTCACTTGATCGAAGCACTGGGCCTGGCGCCTCAGGGCGGGGTGGTGCGTGTTTCCATTGCGCACTACAACACCGTCGACGAAATGACCCGGCTGGTGGAATGCCTGGCCCATGCCATCGCAGAACTGCGTCCGCGCTGA
- a CDS encoding MurR/RpiR family transcriptional regulator yields the protein MPLPHTLEELRSAIAVGQDKLTARMRDAAQYVIEHPHDVALNTVAALATRSQIPASAFIRLAQALGYGGFSDLQRVCKAPLEKAGQGSFKERIRHYRGEQLLDDPTDVGAMLGAFSRANIVSLEHLAEGQQAQALEQAIALLQQARTTFVVGMRRSFPMAAYLSYALSRVGRRAVHISGLGGSLREQVGALHGDDVLVAVSFPPYAQETIDACNQAVAAGTPIVAITDSLLSPIGQCASVMIEVDDAELLGFRSLTAAFCVAQTLAMGLAFGDGRDHEALKDIDC from the coding sequence ATGCCATTACCGCACACCCTTGAAGAGCTGCGCAGCGCCATCGCCGTCGGCCAGGACAAACTCACCGCGCGCATGCGCGATGCCGCGCAGTACGTGATCGAGCACCCCCATGACGTGGCGCTCAACACGGTCGCCGCCCTGGCGACGCGTTCGCAGATTCCCGCTTCGGCGTTCATTCGCCTGGCCCAGGCCCTGGGCTATGGCGGCTTCAGCGACCTGCAGCGCGTGTGCAAGGCGCCGTTGGAAAAGGCCGGGCAGGGCAGCTTCAAGGAGCGTATCCGCCACTATCGCGGCGAGCAGTTGCTGGACGATCCGACCGACGTGGGCGCCATGCTGGGCGCCTTCAGCCGGGCCAATATCGTCTCCCTCGAACACCTCGCCGAAGGGCAGCAGGCGCAGGCGCTGGAACAGGCCATCGCCCTGCTGCAGCAGGCGCGGACCACCTTCGTGGTGGGCATGCGCCGCTCGTTTCCCATGGCCGCCTACCTCAGCTATGCCTTGAGCCGGGTCGGCCGCCGCGCCGTGCACATCAGCGGCCTGGGCGGCAGCCTGCGCGAGCAGGTGGGGGCGCTGCATGGCGACGACGTGCTGGTGGCCGTCAGCTTTCCGCCCTATGCCCAGGAAACCATCGACGCCTGCAACCAGGCAGTGGCTGCCGGCACGCCGATCGTCGCCATCACCGACAGCCTGCTCAGCCCTATCGGCCAGTGCGCTTCGGTGATGATCGAAGTCGACGACGCCGAACTGCTCGGGTTCCGCTCGCTGACCGCGGCGTTCTGCGTCGCCCAGACACTGGCCATGGGCCTGGCCTTCGGTGATGGCCGCGACCATGAAGCCCTGAAAGACATCGACTGCTGA
- a CDS encoding allantoinase PuuE has product MTSPLRDLVGYGQQRPQGTWPNGARLAISLVINYEEGSERSLAMGDPDQESMTEWGSYQFPDGVRNLAMESMYEYGSRVGIWRILEILRKADVPSTFHACAVAFEQNPDVARAAVELGHEVCSHGYRWEEVFRLTEDQEREHIRLAIESFQRTCGKRPVGWYCRYGASVRTRRLVAEEGGFLYDSDAYNDDVPYFVDVEGKRHLVVPYTSDVNDFRYWNSPGLSQASDFLEYMKESFEVLHEESANGLRMMSVGLHPRMVGRPGRVRALQKFIEYAQGHEGVWFATREQIAQAWLERDAAGV; this is encoded by the coding sequence GTGACATCACCCCTCAGAGACTTGGTCGGTTATGGCCAGCAACGCCCCCAAGGTACCTGGCCCAATGGCGCCCGGCTGGCGATCAGCCTGGTCATCAACTATGAGGAAGGCTCCGAGCGTTCCCTGGCCATGGGCGACCCTGACCAGGAGAGCATGACCGAGTGGGGCAGCTATCAGTTTCCCGATGGCGTACGCAACCTAGCCATGGAGTCGATGTACGAATACGGTTCGCGGGTCGGCATCTGGCGAATTCTGGAGATTTTGCGGAAGGCCGACGTGCCGTCCACCTTCCATGCCTGCGCGGTGGCGTTCGAGCAGAATCCCGACGTCGCCCGCGCGGCGGTCGAGCTGGGTCATGAAGTGTGCAGCCACGGCTACCGTTGGGAAGAAGTGTTCCGCCTCACCGAAGACCAGGAGCGAGAGCACATCCGCCTGGCCATCGAATCGTTCCAGCGCACCTGTGGCAAGCGTCCGGTGGGCTGGTACTGCCGCTATGGCGCCAGCGTGCGGACCCGTCGCCTGGTGGCCGAGGAGGGCGGTTTCCTCTACGACTCGGACGCCTACAACGATGACGTGCCGTACTTCGTCGACGTGGAAGGCAAGCGCCACCTGGTGGTGCCGTACACCAGTGACGTCAACGACTTCCGTTACTGGAATTCACCGGGCCTTTCCCAGGCTTCGGATTTTCTCGAGTACATGAAGGAAAGCTTCGAGGTGCTGCACGAGGAGTCCGCGAATGGCCTGCGCATGATGTCCGTCGGCCTGCACCCGCGCATGGTCGGACGCCCAGGCCGGGTGCGCGCCCTGCAGAAGTTCATCGAATACGCCCAGGGCCATGAAGGCGTCTGGTTCGCCACCCGCGAACAGATCGCCCAGGCCTGGCTGGAACGCGATGCCGCTGGGGTGTGA
- the hydA gene encoding dihydropyrimidinase: protein MQPFDTVIRNARVVTAADTFTSDIGIRDGRIVALALDLPPGLKEIDAAGRHVTPGGIDSHVHLDQPTGDGSVMADDFFSGTVSAACGGTTTVIPFACQQKGETLRAAVDDYHRRAGDKPVIDYAFHLIVTDPTPEVLREELPALIAEGYTSFKIYMTYDALKLSDREILETLSVARREGAMVMLHAENSDCIAWLTERLLAAGLSAPRYHASSRPMLVEREATHRAIALAELVDVPILIVHVSGREAVEQIRWAQSHGLKVYAETCPQYLFLTADSLGCDDSFEGAKCICSPPPRDAANQQVIWDGLENGSFEIFSSDHAPFRYDGPDGKKAHGEHVSFDKVANGIPGVETRMALLWSEGVRTGRITPQSFVALTSTNAAKMYGLYPRKGSIAIGADADLVIWDEGQPVSISNEMLHHNVDYTPYAGMQLSAWPAITLSRGDVVWDGEPRGEAGRGQFLPCERPAPAQVRRRKTELPL from the coding sequence ATGCAACCTTTCGATACGGTTATTCGCAACGCTCGCGTGGTCACTGCCGCAGACACCTTCACCAGTGACATCGGCATTCGCGACGGGCGCATCGTCGCCCTGGCGTTGGACTTGCCCCCAGGCCTCAAGGAAATCGATGCCGCAGGTCGGCATGTGACCCCAGGCGGCATCGACAGCCATGTGCACCTGGACCAGCCCACCGGTGACGGCTCGGTCATGGCCGATGACTTCTTCAGCGGCACGGTGTCCGCAGCCTGTGGCGGAACCACCACGGTGATTCCGTTCGCCTGCCAGCAAAAGGGCGAAACCCTGCGCGCGGCGGTGGACGACTACCATCGTCGTGCCGGCGACAAACCGGTGATCGACTACGCCTTCCACCTGATCGTCACCGACCCCACCCCCGAGGTCTTGCGTGAAGAACTGCCCGCGCTGATTGCCGAAGGCTACACTTCGTTCAAGATCTACATGACCTACGACGCGCTGAAACTGAGCGATCGGGAGATTCTCGAAACCCTCTCCGTGGCGCGCCGCGAAGGCGCCATGGTCATGTTGCATGCCGAGAACAGCGACTGCATCGCCTGGCTCACCGAGCGCTTGCTGGCGGCCGGGCTCAGCGCGCCGCGCTACCATGCCAGCTCCCGGCCGATGCTGGTGGAGCGCGAGGCCACTCATCGCGCCATTGCCCTGGCCGAACTGGTGGATGTGCCCATTCTGATCGTGCACGTGTCAGGTCGCGAGGCCGTGGAGCAGATTCGCTGGGCGCAGAGCCACGGCTTGAAGGTCTACGCCGAAACCTGCCCGCAATACCTGTTCCTGACCGCCGATTCTCTGGGCTGCGACGACAGCTTCGAAGGCGCCAAATGCATCTGCAGCCCACCGCCGCGTGATGCCGCGAACCAGCAGGTGATCTGGGATGGGCTGGAAAACGGCTCGTTCGAGATCTTCTCGTCCGACCATGCGCCGTTTCGCTACGACGGTCCCGACGGCAAGAAGGCCCATGGCGAGCACGTCTCGTTCGACAAGGTCGCCAACGGTATTCCCGGCGTCGAAACGCGCATGGCGCTGTTATGGTCCGAAGGTGTGCGCACTGGCCGCATCACCCCGCAGAGCTTCGTCGCGCTGACCTCGACCAATGCGGCGAAGATGTACGGGCTGTACCCGCGCAAGGGCAGCATCGCCATCGGCGCGGATGCCGACCTGGTGATCTGGGATGAAGGGCAGCCGGTGTCGATCAGCAACGAGATGCTGCACCACAACGTCGACTACACCCCCTACGCCGGCATGCAGCTGAGCGCCTGGCCGGCCATCACGCTGTCGCGCGGCGATGTAGTGTGGGACGGCGAGCCTCGCGGCGAAGCGGGCCGTGGCCAGTTTCTGCCGTGCGAGCGTCCGGCCCCGGCGCAGGTCCGCCGGCGCAAGACCGAGTTGCCGCTGTGA
- a CDS encoding 2-keto-4-pentenoate hydratase, whose protein sequence is MSAVQQVAASLIRAWQTHQRQPTEGLLLDNEGQAYEVQRQVAAALGWFDQAPARAWKLGGAPGGLISAAGVPADAVHPSGWQVPPGHCHGLGIEGELFVRLSRDLDEHTDLATAYAAIDAWMPGIELCDTRWVQGAQADALLRLADQQLNRALIVGEPVSLSALPDWTVQSATLSVDGEQVVVSSGSHPFVEPLNSLPWLARHAAALGNPLRAGDLIATGSWTGIHWAHINAQIKVEFPGIGSVTLAT, encoded by the coding sequence GTGAGCGCGGTGCAGCAGGTAGCAGCCAGCCTGATTCGTGCCTGGCAGACGCACCAGCGCCAGCCCACCGAAGGCCTGCTGCTGGATAACGAGGGCCAGGCTTATGAAGTGCAGCGGCAGGTGGCCGCTGCACTGGGGTGGTTCGACCAGGCCCCCGCGCGCGCGTGGAAACTGGGCGGCGCGCCAGGCGGCTTGATCAGCGCCGCGGGCGTGCCGGCTGATGCCGTGCATCCCTCGGGCTGGCAGGTGCCCCCGGGCCATTGCCACGGCTTGGGTATCGAAGGCGAACTGTTCGTGCGGTTGTCCCGGGATCTGGACGAGCACACCGATCTGGCGACGGCCTACGCCGCCATCGATGCCTGGATGCCGGGCATCGAGTTGTGCGACACACGCTGGGTGCAGGGCGCGCAGGCCGATGCGCTGCTGCGCCTGGCAGATCAACAGCTGAACCGCGCCTTGATCGTCGGTGAGCCGGTGTCGCTGTCGGCGCTGCCCGACTGGACCGTGCAGAGCGCGACCCTGAGCGTCGACGGCGAACAGGTGGTTGTGAGCAGCGGCAGCCATCCGTTCGTCGAACCGCTGAACTCCCTGCCTTGGCTGGCACGGCATGCCGCTGCCTTGGGCAATCCACTGCGAGCAGGCGATCTGATTGCGACTGGAAGCTGGACCGGCATCCATTGGGCACACATAAACGCCCAGATAAAAGTCGAATTCCCCGGCATCGGCAGTGTGACGCTCGCCACCTGA
- the rmuC gene encoding DNA recombination protein RmuC: MLDERLSNAQLAQDGLSAQLDACRDEVSDLGQANSAKQADLAGLRREVELLQNERDNARDAAHAWSIERSTRETELRRLDAQCAGLSAELREQQDSHQQRLNDLQGSRDELRAQFAELAGKIFDEREQRFAENSQQRLGQLLDPLKERIQSFEKRVEESYQNEARERFSLGKELERLQQLNQRLSTEATNLTQALKGQKTQGNWGELILERVLEHAGLEKGREYQTQVSLKGPDGERFQPDVLIMLPGDKQVVVDSKVSLTAYQQYIAAEDGAIAQAALKQHVLSLRNHVKGLSGKDYSRLDGLHSLDFVLLFVPIEAAFSAALQAEPNLFQEAFDRQIVIVSPTTLLATLRVIDSLWKQERQSQNAREIAERAGWLYDKFVLFIQDLDEVGNRLQQLDKAYGAARNKLTEGRGNLVSRSEQLKLLGARASKSLPPDLLERAMTEAHQDAGAEADADGVSVPAQVPVE; encoded by the coding sequence TTGCTCGACGAGCGCCTGAGCAACGCGCAGTTGGCCCAGGATGGACTGAGCGCGCAACTTGATGCCTGCCGCGACGAGGTCAGCGACCTGGGCCAGGCCAACTCGGCCAAGCAAGCCGACTTGGCCGGCCTGCGCCGCGAGGTCGAGCTACTGCAGAACGAGCGCGACAACGCCCGCGATGCCGCCCACGCCTGGAGCATCGAGCGCAGCACCCGTGAAACCGAGCTGCGCCGCCTGGATGCGCAATGTGCCGGGCTCTCCGCGGAATTGCGCGAACAGCAGGACAGCCACCAGCAGCGCTTGAACGACCTGCAAGGGTCAAGGGACGAACTGCGCGCCCAGTTCGCCGAGCTGGCCGGCAAGATCTTCGACGAACGCGAGCAACGCTTCGCTGAAAACAGCCAGCAACGTTTGGGTCAACTGCTCGATCCGCTCAAGGAGCGCATCCAGTCGTTCGAAAAGCGCGTGGAAGAGAGCTACCAGAACGAAGCCCGCGAACGCTTCTCCCTGGGCAAGGAGCTGGAGCGCCTGCAACAGCTGAACCAGCGCCTGAGCACCGAAGCCACCAACCTGACCCAGGCCCTCAAGGGCCAGAAGACCCAGGGCAACTGGGGCGAGCTGATCCTGGAGCGGGTGCTGGAGCATGCCGGGCTGGAGAAGGGCCGCGAGTACCAGACCCAGGTCAGCCTCAAGGGGCCGGACGGCGAACGTTTCCAGCCCGACGTGCTGATCATGCTGCCGGGCGACAAACAGGTAGTGGTCGACTCCAAGGTCAGCCTCACCGCCTACCAGCAGTACATCGCCGCCGAAGACGGCGCCATTGCCCAGGCTGCACTCAAGCAACACGTGCTGTCGCTGCGCAATCACGTCAAGGGCCTGTCCGGCAAGGACTACAGCCGCCTGGACGGCCTGCACAGCCTGGATTTCGTCCTGCTCTTCGTGCCCATCGAAGCGGCGTTCTCCGCCGCCCTGCAGGCCGAGCCCAACCTGTTTCAGGAAGCCTTCGACCGGCAGATCGTCATCGTCAGCCCGACCACACTGCTGGCCACCCTGCGCGTCATCGACAGCCTCTGGAAGCAGGAGCGGCAAAGCCAGAATGCCCGTGAAATCGCCGAGCGCGCCGGGTGGCTGTACGACAAATTCGTGCTGTTCATCCAGGACCTTGACGAAGTCGGCAACCGCCTTCAGCAACTGGACAAGGCCTACGGCGCGGCGCGCAACAAGCTTACCGAAGGGCGCGGCAACCTGGTCAGCCGCAGCGAACAGCTCAAGCTGCTTGGCGCCCGTGCCAGCAAGAGCTTGCCGCCTGACCTGCTCGAACGCGCCATGACCGAAGCCCATCAGGACGCCGGCGCCGAGGCCGACGCCGACGGCGTATCAGTGCCGGCCCAGGTACCGGTTGAGTAG